The following are encoded in a window of Anopheles gambiae chromosome X, idAnoGambNW_F1_1, whole genome shotgun sequence genomic DNA:
- the LOC1271816 gene encoding protein FAN, giving the protein MEKQRFSLLLLEPNEIYFEDFSVDIVRLGGTADGRCTEPDLQTAGRLKMCSRSLVFEAKGASAGQPLIKIMYKDCTTIDRQHQDGSEPASGDGQRLAIRCRQYIEMLDRGQIQPYRFVQQECTFLFHFHYAKLDECLQQICQLYRASTLPSYEQNSMIATIVYSRHSRVKFNPLWLNNLYERTVADFQVEEINPLVVNPGRLLVTNAFIYFQYYNNISTKPVLKVAIRHITGLSKHRYLLRQIGLRIRWQDEQQQQPAAAASGGTDQCLYLVFRNQPDRDDCWRCIGEQPDYAAAEQSPESMTLKWQNGLVSNYDYLLYLNGLADRSFQDLTQYPVFPWIVTDYTSPELNLAEPGVYRDLAKPVGALNPERLARLRSRYEEMGEPKFLYGSHYSTPGFVLYYLVRKHPELMLCLQNGKFDHPDRMFNSVADAYHNCLHNMSDFKELIPEFYDPEQGGDFLQNGLKIDFGTRFDGTPVGHVALPPWAQNSPARFVRLLRQALESDYVSARLHHWIDLIFGYRQQGQPALDADNVFYHLCYEGSVDLGQINDLAARHAIEVQISEFGQIPRQLFRTAHVSKLLAVPGPVGPAGGRMVLRALGEYCTHKDAITAVAIDRAVGHIFTTSKDGTMTCYSLGERRKIRSVQLSDLPISSVQLAPDRSIILGGWDNTIFIYNFDFGKISSTIRAHDDAVSCISYVPSYGLLVSGSWDCSLKIWNNYHNDSVVGYHVLEEKVVSLDTFAGERTIRVAVGLQSGELLLYELDGRTVHRPTSYTRDNQQLLQTHRGAVCEVRFSAKGTLIASAGEDRLLYVTDADSSMTICRKELAETVRCLCWTVDGKYLLLGDRTGTLHVWNMLLGVVESELTLHSACVYRIECIDEKRIVSCGKDDNNYCVKLWDVAT; this is encoded by the exons ATGGAAAAGCAAAG gttctcgctgctgctgctcgagccgAACGAAATCTACTTCGAGGACTTCTCGGTCGACATCGTGCGGCTGGGCGGGACGGCGGATGGCCGCTGCACCGAGCCGGACCTGCAGACGGCCGGCCGGCTCAAGATGTGCTCCCGGTCGCTGGTGTTCGAGGCGAAGGGGGCCAGCGCCGGCCAGCCGCTCATCAAGATCATGTACAAAGACTGCACCACGATCGACCGGCAGCACCAGGACGGTAGCGAGCCGGCCAGCGGCGACGGCCAGCGGCTTGCCATCCGGTGCCGCCAGTACATCGAAATGCTCGACCGGGGCCAGATACAGCCGTACCGGTTCGTGCAGCAGGAGTGCACCTTTCTGTTTCACTTTCACTACGCCAAGCTGGACGAGTGCCTGCAGCAAATCTGCCAGCTGTACCGTGCCTCCACGCTGCCGTCCTACGAGCAGAACAGTATG ATAGCGACGATCGTGTACTCGCGGCACAGTCGCGTCAAGTTCAATCCACTCTGGCTGAACAACCTGTACGAGCGGACGGTGGCGGACTTTCAGGTGGAGGAAATCAATCCGCTGGTCGTGAATCCGGGCCGGCTGCTCGTCACCAACGCGTTCATCTATTTCCAGTACTACAACAACATTAGCACG AAGCCCGTGCTGAAGGTGGCCATCCGGCACATTACCGGACTGTCAAAGCATCGGTATCTGTTGCGGCAGATCGGGCTGCGGATCCGGTGGcaggacgagcagcagcagcagccggctgCGGCGGCGTCGGGCGGTACCGACCAGTGCCTTTACCTCGTGTTTCGCAACCAGCCGGACCGGGACGACTGCTGGCGCTGCATCGGCGAGCAGCCGGACTATGCGGCCGCCGAGCAGAGCCCCGAAAGCATGACGCTCAAGTGGCAGAACGGGCTCGTGTCCAACTACGACTACCTGCTCTACCTGAACGGGCTGGCCGACCGGTCGTTCCAGGATCTGACGCAGTACCCGGTCTTCCCGTGGATCGTCACCGACTACACCTCGCCGGAGCTGAACCTGGCCGAGCCGGGCGTGTACCGCGACCTGGCCAAACCGGTCGGCGCCCTCAACCCGGAACGGCTCGCCCGGCTGCGCAGCCGGTACGAGGAGATGGGCGAGCCGAAGTTCCTGTACGGCTCGCACTACTCCACGCCCGGCTTCGTGCTGTACTATCTCGTCCGCAAGCACCCGGAGCTGATGCTGTGCCTGCAGAACGGCAAGTTCGACCACCCGGACCGGATGTTCAACAGCGTGGCGGACGCGTACCACAACTGTCTGCACAACATGTCCGACTTCAAGGAGCTGATACCGGAGTTCTACGATCCCGAGCAGGGCGGCGACTTCCTGCAGAACGGGCTGAAGATTGACTTTGGCACGCGGTTCGACGGCACGCCGGTCGGGCACGTTGCGCTGCCGCCGTGGGCGCAAAACTCGCCCGCCCGGTTCGTGCGGCTGCTGCGCCAGGCGCTCGAGTCGGACTACGTCTCGGCCCGGCTGCACCACTGGATCGATCTGATCTTCGGCTACCGGCAGCAGGGCCAGCCCGCCCTCGACGCGGACAACGTCTTCTACCATCTCTGCTACGAAGGGTCGGTCGATCTCGGGCAGATCAACGATCTGGCCGCCCGGCACGCGATCGAGGTGCAGATATCGGAGTTTGGCCAGATCCCGCGCCAGCTCTTCCGCACCGCGCACGTGTCGAAGCTGCTGGCCGTGCCGGGACCGGTCGGGCCGGCCGGCGGGCGGATGGTGCTGCGGGCGCTCGGCGAGTACTGCACGCACAAGGATGCGATCACGGCGGTCGCGATCGATCGGGCGGTCGGGCACATCTTCACCACCAGCAAGGACGGCACGATGACGTGCTACAGCCTCGGCGAGCGGCGCAAGATACGCAGCGTGCAGCTGAGCGATCTGCCCATCAGCTCCGTCCAGCTCGCGCCGGACCGCTCCATCATACTGGGCGGCTGGGACAACACCAT TTTTATCTATAATTTTGACTTTGGCAAGATTTCGAGCACCATACGGGCGCACGATGATGCCGTCTCGTGCATTTCCTACGTACCGTCCTACGGCCTGCTAGTGTCCGGGAGCTGGGACTGCAGTTTGAA AATCTGGAACAACTACCACAACGACTCGGTCGTCGGCTACCACGTGCTGGAGGAGAAGGTCGTCTCGCTCGACACGTTCGCGGGCGAACGCACCATCCGGGTAGCGGTCGGGCTGCAGAGcggcgagctgctgctgtacgaGCTGGACGGGCGCACCGTCCACCGGCCGACGTCGTACACGCGCGACAACCAGCAGCTGCTCCAGACGCACCGGGGCGCCGTCTGCGAGGTGCGGTTCAGCGCCAAGGGCACGCTGATCGCATCCGCCGGCGAGGACCGGCTGCTGTACGTGACGGACGCGGACAGCAGCATGACGATCTGCCGGAAGGAGCTGGCGGAAACGGTGCGCTGCCTTTGCTGGACGGTGGACGGCAAGTATCTGCTGCTGGGCGACCGGACCGGCACGCTGCACGTCTGGAACATGCTGCTGGGGGTGGTGGAGTCCGAGCTGACCCTGCACAGCG CCTGCGTGTATCGTATCGAGTGCATTGACGAGAAGCGGATTGTAAGCTGCGGCAAGGATGACAATAACTACTGTGTCAAATTGTGGGATGTTGCCACGTAG
- the LOC1271815 gene encoding uncharacterized protein LOC1271815: protein MVQFLEGGGSGNQLDMNGVNIADRLQAHMELTTFFGLALGFVALILVLFLYVHKIRCFGAAPPFLPFDEQLRAEKTFHRIRNRFAYDGNNSSDSEDDTLRRLKLDPCGAGYGGGVGVGGGGSISCYHANEAVAGLDQSVVAQYHSFNKLLSGGKHAASRHKSRDPLAMAEGGKIGMPHSSNDCSSGSSNEGNLDYGGTRLSLDAHLSNDRLAAGAAPARLDGRLTGSAELKLRCEPPLLPELTKESDLERDPVPGYRKKTTKGATNGSRGEGLVVAAASTAGSVGICFDNDASGERTNLKCRAFGEDALAAAPAANASTIVGYEQAASSLAQQDSLDDVLSLNNDCILVFANEPLYDTSDLKSLKSDAGGAVVPGPAGYDQPAGSGAHPPATGSNGTLEISLLYDAPMRKMTVHVLQARGIASRGDKGQLTHTQVRLLMLPAKRQKHKTKIRSGECPQFMESFLLHRVNPEEVNSMGLRIRVYGCERMRRERLIGETIVSFANIDLELETNLWLPLESRSSSTDTASTSDLLSIARSDSAGSTTSMQHGGVPELLLGLGYNGITGRLTVEIVKGSHFRNHTLPKVPDTYVKLCLVSSMGQEIARAKTSTRRGQSNPLFKETFIFQVAMFQLNDVTLIVSVYAKRNMKRNEMVGWFSMGLNSSGPEEMIHWNEMRESSSRSELITRWHVLVDS from the exons ATGGTGCAGTTTCTGGAGGGTGGTGGCAGCGGTAACCAACTGGACATGAATGGCGTTAACATTGCGGACCGTCTGCAAG CGCACATGGAACTTACAACATTTTTTGGCTTAGCATTGGGATTTGTGGCACTCATCTTGGTGCTGTTCCTGTACGTCCACAAGATACGGTGCTTCGGGGCGGCCCCCCCATTCCTGCCGTTCGACGAGCAGCTGCGGGCGGAGAAGACGTTCCACCGCATACGGAACCGGTTCGCGTACGATGGGAACAACAGCTCCGACTCGGAGGACGACACGCTGCGCCGGCTCAAGCTGGACCCGTGCGGGGCCGGCTACGGCGGGGGCGTGGGcgtcggcggcggtggcagcaTCTCCTGCTACCACGCGAACGAGGCCGTCGCCGGGCTGGACCAGTCGGTGGTGGCCCAGTATCACAGCTTTAACAAACTCCTGTCCGGGGGGAAGCACGCGGCCAGTCGGCACAAGTCGCGCGACCCGCTCGCGATGGCCGAGGGCGGCAAGATCGGGATGCCCCACTCGAGCAACGACTGCAGCTCGGGCAGCTCGAACGAGGGCAACCTGGACTACGGTGGGACGCGCCTGTCGCTCGATGCGCACCTGAGCAACGACCGGCTGGCGGCGGGGGCGGCCCCGGCCCGGCTGGACGGGCGGCTTACCGGGTCGGCCGAGCTGAAGCTGCGGTGCgagccgccgctgctgcccgAGCTGACGAAGGAGAGTGACCTGGAGCGGGACCCGGTGCCTGGGTACCGCAAGAAAACGACCAAAGGGGCAACGAACGGCAGCCGAGGGGAGgggctggtggtggcggcggcgtcgACCGCCGGCAGTGTTGGCATTTGCTTCGACAACGACGCGAGTGGCGAGCGAACCAATTTGAAGTGTAGAGCGTTTGGGGAGGACGCGTTGGCGGCAGCGCCGGCGGCCAACGCGTCCACCATTGTCGGGTACGAGCAGGCGGCGTCGTCGCTAGCGCAACAGGACAGCCTGGACGACGTGCTCAGTCTCAACAATGAT TGTATTTTAGTGTTTGCCAATGAGCCACTGTACGATACCAGCGATCTGAAGTCGCTGAAATCGGACGCCGGCGGGGCGGTAGTTCCCGGACCGGCCGGCTATGATCAGCCGGCGGGGTCGGGGGCCCATCCGCCGGCCACCGGCTCGAACGGGACGCTCGAGATCTCGCTGCTGTACGATGCGCCAATGCGCAAGATGACGGTGCACGTGCTGCAGGCGCGCGGCATTGCGTCGCGCGGCGACAAGGGCCAGCTGACGCACACGCAGGTCCGGCTGCTGATGCTTCCGGCCAAGCGGCAGAAGCACAAGACCAAGATCCGGTCCGGCGAGTGCCCGCAGTTCATGGAGAGCTTCCTGCTGCACCGCGTCAACCCGGAGGAGGTGAACTCGATGGGGCTGCGCATCCGGGTGTACGGGTGCGAGCGGATGCGCCGCGAGCGGCTGATCGGCGAGACGATCGTCAGCTTCGCCAACATCGACCTGGAGCTCGAGACGAACCTGTGGCTGCCGCTGGAATCGCGCTCGTCAAGCACG GATACGGCTTCCACGAGCGATCTGCTGAGCATTGCCCGGTCGGACAGTGCCGGGTCGACCACCTCCATGCAGCATGGCGGTGTGCCGGAGCTGCTGCTCGGGTTGGGCTACAATGGCATTACCGGGCGACTAACGGTGGAG ATCGTAAAGGGTAGCCATTTTAGGAACCACACGCTACCCAAAGTCCCGGACACGTACGTGAAGCTCTGCCTGGTCAGCAGCATGGGCCAGGAGATTGCCCGCGCCAAAACGTCCACACGGCGCGGCCAATCGAACCCACTGTTTAAGGAAACGTTTATCTTTCAG GTGGCAATGTTCCAGCTGAACGACGTGACGCTGATCGTGTCGGTGTACGCGAAGCGCAACATGAAGCGCAACGagatggttggttggtttagCATGGGCCTCAACTCAAGCGGCCCGGAGGAGATGATACACTGGAACGAGATGCGCGAGTCCAGCTCCCGGTCCGAGCTGATCACCCGCTGGCACGTTCTGGTCGACTCCTGA